AAACGCTGCGCGCTtttacacggcagcacagcccGCACGGCGCTACTTCGCGCTTGTTGTGCACGGCAGGAGGTTGCGGAGCAGCCACAATGAGCGGAATATTTACCCTTAAATAAATTGGCCCAGCCAGTCGTTTGCGGGGCTGCGGTGCGCATGCGCGGTCCGGCTAAACTTCCTGCTGGCGCGGCCGCGCTGTTGTGAACTTCTGTCATTCGCCAGCCAGGGTTCTTCTGGTGGAATTAAAAGGtaataattcattaattgaTTCTGCGTTTATCCATATGCTCGAAGACGCTTTACAAATCTAAACTAAAAACGAGGCGAGCAAAGCCGTTCATAGACGGAAAAAAGCAAGCAAGAGGTTTGCATCAGAACGTTCTGTAATTACAAACGAGAGAAATGATTTGAACTAATACTTGTAGTTTTTTCGTTTTTCTACAcgtcaccatttacatttgttgctaATGACACAATCGATgaatttttttctacttttaacAGTTCCTAAGTTATTGGTGGATCTTCATGTGAAATTGCTGAGGAAAGTCGGCAAGTCTGTGTCTGCAGACAGATGGGAGAAGTATCTTGTGAAGGCCAGTGGTTTTATCTGGGATTTATTATAGTGTTTCGTTATCCTTCGTGTCTGTTGTATGCTTAAGTTATGGTCTTCATTCATTTTCCCAGGTTTGCCAGGAGTTTAATGCAACATGGGCATGGGAGCTGGAAAAGAAGGGTTACAAAGAGATGACCGTGGAGTGCAAAACAGGAATTCTCAAGGTAACTTTTGCTCTGGTTTAAGGGCTCATTCAGAGTagtaatttataatttttaaatgaagcaGTGCTCAGTACAGAGAGTGACGCTACCCTGAATTAATgttatttcataaataattttaaaatccTGAAATGTCAGGAAAATGTCATAATGATCATAAACTCATgttaattattttgttaatttctTACATCCAATTAAGTTACAGTGTgatttttgtgccttttccccTCTAGTATCTATGTGAATGTCAGTTTGATGACAATGTTAAGTTTAAAATGGCCATCAATGAGGAAGACCCTGACAAGATGCGCCTGCAGCCCATTGGCAGGGATAAAGATGGTTTGATGTACTGGTTTCAACTGGACCAGGACCACAATGTCCGTATCTATGTGGAGGAGCAGGATGACCTGGATGGGTCATCGTGGAAATGCATTGTCAGGTATGTTTATGTTGTCtgtttatatttacggcatttatcagacatccttattacatggacagtccccctggagacactcagggttaaatgtctcactcagggacacaatggtagtaagtggggtttctcTATATATAAAAGATTTACTGCTAGAGCTATCATGTTGTCATAATTGGATTGTACAAATCAGTGAAATCAGACAGTGCATGTTAAATATGTTACTACAACAATACAGAAAACCAAGCATTGGCTTAGATCACTGGTTTAATTCATAGGTTTTAATTCCCATCCTCTCATTTGACACACTTCTCTACTAAGTACCACCCAGATCTGGAGCGGAGTCAGGTGTGCAGGAACTGTATCATACAATAACaacaacttttttaaaataaccagaagagagaaaaaatagcAACCTCCTGCACTGTTCCATCTTCTTTCTCCTCcggctgctcctgttaggggcTCACCACAGCAGACCAGCCGGTCTGGTTGTCCGTACAAtggatttggcaaaagttttatgtctgataccctccccatttacccaggatTGGAACTGACACCAAGAATCACAcatgtccccagtggctgggtttgaAATCGTAATGTAAATTATTCATATAAAGTGTTGTTATATTTTGAACTGCAGGGATAGGAATGACCTTGCTGAAGTCCTGGCCCTGCTGAAGACCCAGATTGACCCTGCTCTTCTGATAAAGAAAGAGACTGAAGAAGGGTCTTCCAGAACAAGTCCAAGCCTAGATGATGAAGACAAAATGAAGAAAGGAGAGGAAGGCTGTACAGGTAATTGCAGAGCTGGATTTTAGTTTTAGGAATATAATTCTCTAATATAGATGTTAGTTTGTAACTGACAtgtaataatgacattttattaatgttgcagGGGAGGTAAAttctgaaaatgaagaaaagtcCACTAATGCATCACACGTTTCCAGCAAAACTGAAATTCAAGTAGAAGAAGCAGCAAAAGAAACCATAAAACAGGAGCTGATTGAAGCTGTGCCTTTCCAGATTGGTACAAAAGACTTTCAAAAAGAGCGGGAGGATGCAACAATCAAAGAAAAAGTCCAGTTAGGAGTCaaggaggaagaagaacagCCTGACCATAATGCCAAGGAGCCCTCAGAAGAGCAGAGAAAAGCTGCCGATGAGCGTCAACGAGTAATTAAGCATGACCAACAGGCTAAAATCCCCCTGAAGAAAAGAGAGATGAAACGAAGTGCTGACTATGAGAACAGCAATGTCGCTAGCAGCAGCATCAATGTATTCAACCCATCTAATGCATCCAATGCCTGCGATGGGACCAAACCTGCAATCATGAATGGTGATGAAGTCACCAAGAACAAGCCACCTTGTTCTTCACTGGGAATACCAAAGGACGATGAGCAAAAGGACGACGTGGGCAAAACACCAAATGAAAATTTGCgaaaatgtgaagaaaatgaGAATAAGCTGAAGAATGTTGATGTAACATATAGTTTAGAAGAAGGAATGGAGATTGAACAGCCTGGAACATGTTCTTTACAGTCAAAATTGTCTACGGTGGTAGAACACAGTACATTAGAGTCATATgaacaaagagagaaaagtaCTCAACTTactgatactgaaatttcaTCTGGAGCAAATATTTCCACAAACATTGAAAATTTGGCTAAAATAGATGAATCAGCATTGAAAGTGAATACTTTGTCCTCTGAATCAGCAGACTTGTCAGAGTCACGAAATGATGCTCCAACCCAAATGAAGAGTTCAGCATCTCCTTCTGAACCCGGTGAAAGATCTGATGGTAAAATGTCAAGTAAAGAGGAGAAGATGGGAGAAGATGTCCTACCTGAACAGTCCATGAAAACAGAAACGTGTCAAGAAGTTGAAGCATCAGTTGCACCTCCTAATCCGATAGGTGAAACTCCCACTACCCACCTGCGAGAAGATTCTGCCATTTGTCCCCATTCTACAGACAAACATGGACAAGAACAGGACAAGTCTTCTGTCCTTAGGAATGTTGATATGGTTCCAACTAGTACAGTGTCTGAAGAGGCTGCAAAAGGTACAGGTGAAGTCCAAAAGACACCAAAACATCagaacactgcaaaaaaagaaatgtcacacTTTGCCCTCAGTCATGAAGACAAGACTCCTGTCTTAATAGAAAGGATAGAAAAAGTAGACAATCGCCCTTCCCTCAAAGAGAGCGATAAAGCAGACAAGTCTCCAGCTCTTGGTAAAATGGATGAACGTTCTCAGGTGGTAGAATCAGAAAAAATGGACGTATGTGATGAGCCTTCAAAAGAATCCAAAATAAGTTTGTCAATATTCAAGGCGCAAGACGTTAGGGTTTCTGCTAAAGGAACTGTAAAAGAGCCCATAAAAGAATTGGAAAGGGTTGAGCCTGTGGAGGGCGCAGAAGAAGATCATTTTGAAAAGGCAGGCGCTGTCTCCAGAGTCACAGAGAAAGAAGGAAGCTGTATGGTAGATGAGGGAAATGCTTTGACTGagactgaaaaacaaaatggccCAGAAGTCACAAGTAAAGTGACTGTTGATGACACTTGGAGAATGGGCGCCTGTAAAGGAATGATCCCACTAACTGAAGCAACTGGCTCTTCTAAAGTAATTGCTGAGGGAAATGTTCAAAAAGAAACCTGTGCAGAGTCTGTAAAGGCCATGTCCTTGCAGCGcaatggtgcagaaaatgaaGAGGAGCCCATCGAACTTTCTTCAGTACCAGGTGAGCAGAGTAACAGAAGTAACAGTGGTGCAGAAAACAAAGAGGAACCCACAGAACTCTCTTCAGTACCGGGTGAGCAGAGTAAGCCCACCCAGCCTTCACCTTTGAGGAAAAATAACGctgaatctgaaaaagaaaggaaagacggGGACAAAACCGAGGctgaatctgaaaaagaaaggaaagacggGGACAAAACCGAGGctgaatctgaaaaagaaaggaaagacggGGACAAAACCGAGGctgaatctgaaaaagaaaggaaagacggGGACAAAACCGAGGCTgaaactgaaaaagaaaggaaagacggGAACAAAACCGAGGctgaatctgaaaaagaaaggaaagacggGGACAAAACCGAGGctgaatctgaaaaagaaaggaaagacggGGACAAAATCGAGGCTGAACCtcaaaaggaaaggaaagacgGGGACAAAATCGAGGCTGAAcctcaaaaagaaagaaaagagcgGGACAAAATCGAGGCTGAAcctcaaaaagaaagaaaagagtgGGACAAAATCGAGGCTGAACCTCAAAAAGAGAGGAAAGACCGGGACAAAACCAAGGCTGAACCtcaaaaagaaaggaaagaccgGGACAAAATCGAGGCGGaacctgaaaaagaaaggaaagaccgGGACAAAATCGAGGCggaatctgaaaaagaaaggaaagaccgGGACAAAATCGAGGCggaatctgaaaaagaaaggaaagaccgGGACAAAATCGAGGCGGAATCTgataaagaaaggaaagaccGGGACAAAATCGAGGCgaaatctgaaaaagaaaggaaagaccgGGACAAAATCGAGGCGGAATCTgataaagaaaggaaagaccGGGACAAAATCGAGGCggaatctgaaaaagaaaggaaagaccgGGACAAAATCGAGGCggaatctgaaaaagaaaggaaagaccgGGACAAAATCGAGGCggaatctgaaaaagaaaggaaagaccgGGACAAAATCGCGGCTGaacctgaaaaagaaaggaaagaacagGACAAAATCGCGGCTGAACCtcaaaaagaaaaccaagacAGGGACAAAATCGAGGCTGAACCtcaaaaagaaaaccaagacCGGGACAAAATCGAGGCTGAACCTGAAAAAGAAATCCAAGACCGGGACAAAATTGAGGCTG
The window above is part of the Denticeps clupeoides chromosome 6, fDenClu1.1, whole genome shotgun sequence genome. Proteins encoded here:
- the rsf1b.1 gene encoding remodeling and spacing factor 1 isoform X2, producing the protein MSSHFCKCFTTRLSPLHNPDLLPSVSSHMTYPIEMCPGNTKCSPVPKLLVDLHVKLLRKVGKSVSADRWEKYLVKVCQEFNATWAWELEKKGYKEMTVECKTGILKYLCECQFDDNVKFKMAINEEDPDKMRLQPIGRDKDGLMYWFQLDQDHNVRIYVEEQDDLDGSSWKCIVRDRNDLAEVLALLKTQIDPALLIKKETEEGSSRTSPSLDDEDKMKKGEEGCTGEVNSENEEKSTNASHVSSKTEIQVEEAAKETIKQELIEAVPFQIGTKDFQKEREDATIKEKVQLGVKEEEEQPDHNAKEPSEEQRKAADERQRVIKHDQQAKIPLKKREMKRSADYENSNVASSSINVFNPSNASNACDGTKPAIMNGDEVTKNKPPCSSLGIPKDDEQKDDVGKTPNENLRKCEENENKLKNVDVTYSLEEGMEIEQPGTCSLQSKLSTVVEHSTLESYEQREKSTQLTDTEISSGANISTNIENLAKIDESALKVNTLSSESADLSESRNDAPTQMKSSASPSEPGERSDGKMSSKEEKMGEDVLPEQSMKTETCQEVEASVAPPNPIGETPTTHLREDSAICPHSTDKHGQEQDKSSVLRNVDMVPTSTVSEEAAKGTGEVQKTPKHQNTAKKEMSHFALSHEDKTPVLIERIEKVDNRPSLKESDKADKSPALGKMDERSQVVESEKMDVCDEPSKESKISLSIFKAQDVRVSAKGTVKEPIKELERVEPVEGAEEDHFEKAGAVSRVTEKEGSCMVDEGNALTETEKQNGPEVTSKVTVDDTWRMGACKGMIPLTEATGSSKVIAEGNVQKETCAESVKAMSLQRNGAENEEEPIELSSVPGEQSNRSNSGAENKEEPTELSSVPGEQSKPTQPSPLRKNNAESEKERKDGDKTEAESEKERKDGDKTEAESEKERKDGDKTEAESEKERKDGDKTEAETEKERKDGNKTEAESEKERKDGDKTEAESEKERKDGDKIEAEPQKERKDGDKIEAEPQKERKERDKIEAEPQKERKEWDKIEAEPQKERKDRDKTKAEPQKERKDRDKIEAEPEKERKDRDKIEAESEKERKDRDKIEAESEKERKDRDKIEAESDKERKDRDKIEAKSEKERKDRDKIEAESDKERKDRDKIEAESEKERKDRDKIEAESEKERKDRDKIEAESEKERKDRDKIAAEPEKERKEQDKIAAEPQKENQDRDKIEAEPQKENQDRDKIEAEPEKEIQDRDKIEAEPEKEIQDQDKIEAEPGKEIQDRDKIEGESEKENQDRDKTEADPEKERKDRDKIAAEPEKERKEWDKIAAVPQKENQDRDKIEAEPEKENQDRDKIEAEPEKEIQDQDKIETEPGKEIQDRDKIEGESEKENQDRDKTEADPEKERKERDKNQAAQKVALDGQVDVSSTETKESNVHQASSEENWTEYKQNGERSENDTSVFRAEEGEDVQASSEDQNDGRGQKVQMASRHRATEHLREQRRADSETEMCDGRSLRRSPRICRPTAKLAEIQDRKQDKKPTTPLPTKEKVTAEEDVEEDTPAPKKPKEKKVDTDAQPKAKGRRRRRARWSNTRTRRKKKGSDEDDEDNDDDESDESEDDDSDEDYKVEKRPRRRNREKNSSDSSTSCSDDDQPNDDPCKHCGLPNHPELILLCDSCDSGYHTACLRPPLMIIPDGEWFCPPCQHKLLCEKLEEQLQNLDAVLKKRERAERRKERLVYVGISVENIITPSVEPEEHKEQELEKKEKKEVKKSKNWGRRSTRAKKYISYRFDEFDEAIEEAIEEDIKEAEGGGAGRGKDMANITGHRGKDMSTILQEEGKENRRPPRPSAGQRRKKRRRLNDLDSDSTVDDDESEEEFCLSDSTEEEFVVSEYDAESDADAQSREDSDIGSCGGPQFRGSAWSRKPIKRRWNTRQPRARRRPRGYSDDEELEETEDEEEDEMVTEGSSEFSDSDLDMRRRRSRRSQKKQVNYCETSESEGSQPSNKKKIKSRHRLSTSDSEASFSSRDSCDYIRNSSSINSAEEGAKKRRQHLPLKRRRASEDDDYSDDSEEEERPVRKRVNRIDSDDDDDDDEEVKTKSTSENTKEDSNKPQRLAVEEEVEAAALEKGSSPLDYNLVELPPTNGQSPMKGLEGFISRPVGGIGTPSLIGHVGPKNSTTPVSMATNGLASQEIVPQDEEEDDLFGVTDLVDYVCNSEQL
- the rsf1b.1 gene encoding remodeling and spacing factor 1 isoform X1 gives rise to the protein MAASAAAVASSPGLCPGFAVICSFLERYGALLDLPELTFPQLERYLQEKSSVPKLLVDLHVKLLRKVGKSVSADRWEKYLVKVCQEFNATWAWELEKKGYKEMTVECKTGILKYLCECQFDDNVKFKMAINEEDPDKMRLQPIGRDKDGLMYWFQLDQDHNVRIYVEEQDDLDGSSWKCIVRDRNDLAEVLALLKTQIDPALLIKKETEEGSSRTSPSLDDEDKMKKGEEGCTGEVNSENEEKSTNASHVSSKTEIQVEEAAKETIKQELIEAVPFQIGTKDFQKEREDATIKEKVQLGVKEEEEQPDHNAKEPSEEQRKAADERQRVIKHDQQAKIPLKKREMKRSADYENSNVASSSINVFNPSNASNACDGTKPAIMNGDEVTKNKPPCSSLGIPKDDEQKDDVGKTPNENLRKCEENENKLKNVDVTYSLEEGMEIEQPGTCSLQSKLSTVVEHSTLESYEQREKSTQLTDTEISSGANISTNIENLAKIDESALKVNTLSSESADLSESRNDAPTQMKSSASPSEPGERSDGKMSSKEEKMGEDVLPEQSMKTETCQEVEASVAPPNPIGETPTTHLREDSAICPHSTDKHGQEQDKSSVLRNVDMVPTSTVSEEAAKGTGEVQKTPKHQNTAKKEMSHFALSHEDKTPVLIERIEKVDNRPSLKESDKADKSPALGKMDERSQVVESEKMDVCDEPSKESKISLSIFKAQDVRVSAKGTVKEPIKELERVEPVEGAEEDHFEKAGAVSRVTEKEGSCMVDEGNALTETEKQNGPEVTSKVTVDDTWRMGACKGMIPLTEATGSSKVIAEGNVQKETCAESVKAMSLQRNGAENEEEPIELSSVPGEQSNRSNSGAENKEEPTELSSVPGEQSKPTQPSPLRKNNAESEKERKDGDKTEAESEKERKDGDKTEAESEKERKDGDKTEAESEKERKDGDKTEAETEKERKDGNKTEAESEKERKDGDKTEAESEKERKDGDKIEAEPQKERKDGDKIEAEPQKERKERDKIEAEPQKERKEWDKIEAEPQKERKDRDKTKAEPQKERKDRDKIEAEPEKERKDRDKIEAESEKERKDRDKIEAESEKERKDRDKIEAESDKERKDRDKIEAKSEKERKDRDKIEAESDKERKDRDKIEAESEKERKDRDKIEAESEKERKDRDKIEAESEKERKDRDKIAAEPEKERKEQDKIAAEPQKENQDRDKIEAEPQKENQDRDKIEAEPEKEIQDRDKIEAEPEKEIQDQDKIEAEPGKEIQDRDKIEGESEKENQDRDKTEADPEKERKDRDKIAAEPEKERKEWDKIAAVPQKENQDRDKIEAEPEKENQDRDKIEAEPEKEIQDQDKIETEPGKEIQDRDKIEGESEKENQDRDKTEADPEKERKERDKNQAAQKVALDGQVDVSSTETKESNVHQASSEENWTEYKQNGERSENDTSVFRAEEGEDVQASSEDQNDGRGQKVQMASRHRATEHLREQRRADSETEMCDGRSLRRSPRICRPTAKLAEIQDRKQDKKPTTPLPTKEKVTAEEDVEEDTPAPKKPKEKKVDTDAQPKAKGRRRRRARWSNTRTRRKKKGSDEDDEDNDDDESDESEDDDSDEDYKVEKRPRRRNREKNSSDSSTSCSDDDQPNDDPCKHCGLPNHPELILLCDSCDSGYHTACLRPPLMIIPDGEWFCPPCQHKLLCEKLEEQLQNLDAVLKKRERAERRKERLVYVGISVENIITPSVEPEEHKEQELEKKEKKEVKKSKNWGRRSTRAKKYISYRFDEFDEAIEEAIEEDIKEAEGGGAGRGKDMANITGHRGKDMSTILQEEGKENRRPPRPSAGQRRKKRRRLNDLDSDSTVDDDESEEEFCLSDSTEEEFVVSEYDAESDADAQSREDSDIGSCGGPQFRGSAWSRKPIKRRWNTRQPRARRRPRGYSDDEELEETEDEEEDEMVTEGSSEFSDSDLDMRRRRSRRSQKKQVNYCETSESEGSQPSNKKKIKSRHRLSTSDSEASFSSRDSCDYIRNSSSINSAEEGAKKRRQHLPLKRRRASEDDDYSDDSEEEERPVRKRVNRIDSDDDDDDDEEVKTKSTSENTKEDSNKPQRLAVEEEVEAAALEKGSSPLDYNLVELPPTNGQSPMKGLEGFISRPVGGIGTPSLIGHVGPKNSTTPVSMATNGLASQEIVPQDEEEDDLFGVTDLVDYVCNSEQL
- the rsf1b.1 gene encoding remodeling and spacing factor 1 isoform X3 gives rise to the protein MAASAAAVASSPGLCPGFAVICSFLERYGALLDLPELTFPQLERYLQEKSSVPKLLVDLHVKLLRKVGKSVSADRWEKYLVKVCQEFNATWAWELEKKGYKEMTVECKTGILKYLCECQFDDNVKFKMAINEEDPDKMRLQPIGRDKDGLMYWFQLDQDHNVRIYVEEQDDLDGSSWKCIVRDRNDLAEVLALLKTQIDPALLIKKETEEGSSRTSPSLDDEDKMKKGEEGCTGEVNSENEEKSTNASHVSSKTEIQVEEAAKETIKQELIEAVPFQIGTKDFQKEREDATIKEKVQLGVKEEEEQPDHNAKEPSEEQRKAADERQRVIKHDQQAKIPLKKREMKRSADYENSNVASSSINVFNPSNASNACDGTKPAIMNGDEVTKNKPPCSSLGIPKDDEQKDDVGKTPNENLRKCEENENKLKNVDVTYSLEEGMEIEQPGTCSLQSKLSTVVEHSTLESYEQREKSTQLTDTEISSGANISTNIENLAKIDESALKVNTLSSESADLSESRNDAPTQMKSSASPSEPGERSDGKMSSKEEKMGEDVLPEQSMKTETCQEVEASVAPPNPIGETPTTHLREDSAICPHSTDKHGQEQDKSSVLRNVDMVPTSTVSEEAAKGTGEVQKTPKHQNTAKKEMSHFALSHEDKTPVLIERIEKVDNRPSLKESDKADKSPALGKMDERSQVVESEKMDVCDEPSKESKISLSIFKAQDVRVSAKGTVKEPIKELERVEPVEGAEEDHFEKAGAVSRVTEKEGSCMVDEGNALTETEKQNGPEVTSKVTVDDTWRMGACKGMIPLTEATGSSKVIAEGNVQKETCAESVKAMSLQRNGAENEEEPIELSSVPGEQSNRSNSGAENKEEPTELSSVPGEQSKPTQPSPLRKNNAESEKERKDGDKTEAESEKERKDGDKTEAESEKERKDGDKTEAESEKERKDGDKTEAETEKERKDGNKTEAESEKERKDGDKTEAESEKERKDGDKIEAEPQKERKDGDKIEAEPQKERKERDKIEAEPQKERKEWDKIEAEPQKERKDRDKTKAEPQKERKDRDKIEAEPEKERKDRDKIEAESEKERKDRDKIEAESEKERKDRDKIEAESDKERKDRDKIEAKSEKERKDRDKIEAESDKERKDRDKIEAESEKERKDRDKIEAESEKERKDRDKIEAESEKERKDRDKIAAEPEKERKEQDKIAAEPQKENQDRDKIEAEPQKENQDRDKIEAEPEKEIQDRDKIEAEPEKEIQDQDKIEAEPGKEIQDRDKIEGESEKERKEWDKIAAVPQKENQDRDKIEAEPEKENQDRDKIEAEPEKEIQDQDKIETEPGKEIQDRDKIEGESEKENQDRDKTEADPEKERKERDKNQAAQKVALDGQVDVSSTETKESNVHQASSEENWTEYKQNGERSENDTSVFRAEEGEDVQASSEDQNDGRGQKVQMASRHRATEHLREQRRADSETEMCDGRSLRRSPRICRPTAKLAEIQDRKQDKKPTTPLPTKEKVTAEEDVEEDTPAPKKPKEKKVDTDAQPKAKGRRRRRARWSNTRTRRKKKGSDEDDEDNDDDESDESEDDDSDEDYKVEKRPRRRNREKNSSDSSTSCSDDDQPNDDPCKHCGLPNHPELILLCDSCDSGYHTACLRPPLMIIPDGEWFCPPCQHKLLCEKLEEQLQNLDAVLKKRERAERRKERLVYVGISVENIITPSVEPEEHKEQELEKKEKKEVKKSKNWGRRSTRAKKYISYRFDEFDEAIEEAIEEDIKEAEGGGAGRGKDMANITGHRGKDMSTILQEEGKENRRPPRPSAGQRRKKRRRLNDLDSDSTVDDDESEEEFCLSDSTEEEFVVSEYDAESDADAQSREDSDIGSCGGPQFRGSAWSRKPIKRRWNTRQPRARRRPRGYSDDEELEETEDEEEDEMVTEGSSEFSDSDLDMRRRRSRRSQKKQVNYCETSESEGSQPSNKKKIKSRHRLSTSDSEASFSSRDSCDYIRNSSSINSAEEGAKKRRQHLPLKRRRASEDDDYSDDSEEEERPVRKRVNRIDSDDDDDDDEEVKTKSTSENTKEDSNKPQRLAVEEEVEAAALEKGSSPLDYNLVELPPTNGQSPMKGLEGFISRPVGGIGTPSLIGHVGPKNSTTPVSMATNGLASQEIVPQDEEEDDLFGVTDLVDYVCNSEQL